Proteins encoded by one window of Rouxiella chamberiensis:
- a CDS encoding saccharopine dehydrogenase family protein, with protein sequence MQTIMIYGATGYTGKMVALQAKKVGLEVVIAGRNRQKLAELAETLGVRAEVFDLNDPATIPAHLDNIALVLNCAGPFAQTAAALMKACIERGIHYLDITAEINVYRLAESLHDAAAKTGTMLMPGVGWDVVPTDSLAVTLSRLIKDPIHMRIALQVAGSMSRGSAISAGEIISAGILARVEGHLVVKQNADTGWFDFGAGAVECAPLSFGDLVTAWHSTGIANIEMFVHVPDAALAQGDPALLPDGPSADELASTPARAVVEITAADGMVHRAIIDTVNGYAYTPLAAIEAARRVIDGTRQPGFQTPASVFGDDFALSIPGTRITILNGQSNH encoded by the coding sequence ATGCAGACAATAATGATTTACGGCGCAACCGGTTATACCGGCAAAATGGTGGCCCTTCAGGCGAAGAAAGTGGGTCTGGAGGTCGTGATAGCAGGCAGGAACCGGCAGAAACTGGCTGAACTCGCCGAAACGCTAGGCGTGCGTGCCGAGGTTTTCGACCTGAATGATCCCGCCACAATCCCTGCGCATCTCGACAATATCGCCTTAGTCCTAAATTGCGCCGGACCCTTTGCCCAGACCGCCGCAGCCTTGATGAAAGCCTGTATCGAACGGGGTATTCATTATCTGGATATCACGGCCGAGATTAACGTCTACCGTCTGGCGGAATCGCTGCACGATGCCGCGGCCAAGACCGGCACGATGCTGATGCCCGGCGTGGGGTGGGACGTGGTGCCGACCGACAGCCTTGCCGTGACGTTATCCAGACTGATTAAAGACCCGATTCATATGCGTATCGCGTTGCAGGTGGCAGGCTCCATGTCGCGTGGGTCGGCCATCAGCGCCGGAGAAATCATCAGCGCCGGAATACTGGCCCGCGTCGAGGGCCACCTCGTTGTGAAACAGAATGCCGATACGGGCTGGTTTGATTTTGGCGCAGGGGCCGTCGAATGCGCGCCGCTGTCCTTTGGCGATTTGGTCACCGCCTGGCACTCTACCGGCATTGCGAATATTGAAATGTTCGTGCATGTGCCGGACGCCGCCCTTGCGCAAGGTGACCCTGCACTTTTACCCGACGGCCCCTCGGCCGACGAATTGGCCTCGACGCCAGCGCGCGCGGTAGTGGAAATTACCGCAGCCGACGGGATGGTGCATCGCGCCATCATCGACACGGTAAACGGCTATGCCTATACGCCGCTGGCGGCTATCGAAGCCGCCAGACGGGTTATCGACGGAACACGCCAGCCCGGCTTTCAAACGCCTGCCAGCGTCTTTGGCGATGACTTTGCATTAAGCATTCCGGGCACGCGCATAACGATATTGAACGGGCAGAGTAATCACTAA
- a CDS encoding AraC family transcriptional regulator: MRQQVLLDELCLLAAKAHNWRTETGIPRVAMVQGCIPTHALSAVYEPMINLILRGSKTISVGDRVFNYDPASYFVMSVDLPAVGAVYPSAAQEPYLAVSLTLQPERIAELLADAPPRNGNDVSQGAFSVASVTPELLDAWVRMLRLMNQPEDIPVLAPVFEREILYHVLKGPHGWMLRDIASPDTMLGRIACAISWIKQHYMQEFSIDSLAERHAMSVSAFHRHFKAVTALSPLQYQKRVRLLHARTLLVRRQLNVTSVALEVGYQSVTQFNREYARFFGLPPLKDVSRLREEIVTADAL; encoded by the coding sequence ATGAGACAGCAAGTTTTGCTGGATGAATTATGCCTGTTGGCGGCGAAAGCCCATAACTGGCGGACAGAAACCGGCATCCCGCGTGTAGCGATGGTGCAGGGATGTATTCCAACTCACGCCCTCTCTGCGGTGTATGAACCGATGATCAACCTGATCCTGCGCGGTAGTAAAACCATAAGCGTTGGCGACAGGGTGTTCAATTACGATCCCGCCTCCTATTTCGTCATGTCGGTCGATCTGCCTGCCGTCGGCGCGGTGTATCCTTCTGCCGCCCAGGAACCTTATCTGGCGGTCAGCCTGACTTTGCAGCCTGAACGGATAGCCGAATTACTGGCCGATGCGCCGCCGAGAAACGGCAACGACGTTTCGCAGGGCGCTTTTTCCGTTGCCTCCGTCACGCCTGAATTGCTGGATGCCTGGGTGCGCATGCTTCGGCTGATGAATCAGCCTGAAGATATTCCCGTGCTGGCACCGGTTTTCGAAAGAGAGATTCTTTATCACGTTTTGAAAGGCCCGCATGGCTGGATGCTGCGCGATATTGCCTCGCCCGACACCATGCTCGGGCGCATCGCCTGCGCCATAAGCTGGATAAAACAGCACTATATGCAGGAATTCAGTATCGATTCGCTGGCCGAGCGCCATGCGATGAGCGTGTCGGCGTTTCATCGCCACTTCAAGGCGGTCACCGCACTGAGTCCGTTGCAGTATCAGAAACGTGTGCGGTTGCTGCATGCCCGAACCTTGCTGGTTCGCCGTCAGCTCAACGTCACCTCTGTCGCGCTGGAAGTGGGTTATCAGAGTGTCACCCAGTTTAATCGGGAATATGCCCGTTTCTTCGGACTTCCGCCTCTAAAGGATGTGAGTCGACTGCGCGAGGAAATAGTGACCGCCGACGCGCTTTAA
- a CDS encoding SDR family NAD(P)-dependent oxidoreductase has translation MTVILITGGNRGIGASTAIECSTRGMGVVITYRSHAEEAEALVARLQASGGKAAALQLDVANLASFGAFKQKLIETLETTWGSTQLHGLVNNAGFGNFVAIEALKESEFDELLNVHLKGPLFLTQALLPVIEDGGQIVNMTSATTRVATPGAAPYAAFKGSMEVLTRYMAKEFGSRGIRANAISPGAVRTDMTREALDQNPDFEALLASQTALERIATADDVGHAIASLLSQGNRWVNAQSIEVSGGYMI, from the coding sequence ATGACTGTAATCCTGATAACCGGCGGCAATCGCGGTATTGGCGCCAGCACGGCAATCGAATGTTCAACACGCGGCATGGGCGTTGTCATAACCTACCGCAGTCACGCCGAAGAAGCCGAGGCGCTGGTCGCTCGTCTTCAGGCCTCGGGCGGTAAGGCCGCTGCGCTGCAACTGGACGTGGCGAACCTCGCCTCATTTGGCGCATTCAAACAAAAGCTGATTGAAACGCTGGAAACCACGTGGGGAAGCACGCAGCTTCACGGCCTGGTCAACAATGCCGGTTTCGGCAATTTCGTGGCTATCGAAGCGCTGAAAGAATCGGAATTCGATGAGCTGCTGAATGTGCACCTCAAGGGGCCGCTTTTCCTGACACAGGCTTTGCTGCCCGTCATCGAAGACGGCGGTCAGATAGTCAACATGACCAGCGCCACCACGCGCGTTGCCACGCCCGGCGCCGCGCCTTATGCGGCTTTCAAGGGCAGCATGGAAGTGCTTACCCGCTATATGGCGAAAGAGTTCGGCTCGCGCGGCATACGGGCCAATGCCATCTCACCGGGCGCGGTGCGTACCGACATGACACGCGAAGCGCTGGATCAAAACCCGGATTTCGAAGCCTTGCTGGCGTCGCAAACGGCGCTGGAACGCATTGCTACCGCTGACGATGTCGGCCACGCGATTGCCAGCCTGCTTTCGCAAGGGAATCGCTGGGTGAATGCGCAGTCCATCGAAGTCAGTGGCGGCTATATGATCTAG
- the dcuR gene encoding two-component system response regulator DcuR: MINVLVVDDDAMVAKLNRCYVEQIEGFHCCGVASTLQEAKDRVSHSYPTVDLILLDIYMRHENGLQLLPELRSAQRPVDVIIISSAADAATIKTSMHYGVVDYLIKPFQFPRFEEALINWRQKKQLMDNHPFYQQADVDRLIHGSSTADNEQKRLPKGLTQQTLRTLCQWIDAHPDSEFSTDELAGEVNISRVSCRKYLIWLAQMNILFTSIHYGVTGRPVYRYRLQPEQVGVLRHYCE, encoded by the coding sequence ATGATCAATGTATTAGTAGTTGATGACGATGCGATGGTCGCGAAGCTAAACCGTTGCTACGTTGAGCAGATTGAGGGTTTCCACTGTTGCGGTGTTGCCTCGACGTTGCAGGAAGCCAAAGATCGGGTGTCGCACAGTTATCCGACAGTAGACCTGATTTTGCTGGATATTTATATGCGGCATGAAAACGGGTTGCAACTGTTGCCCGAATTGCGCAGCGCCCAGCGCCCCGTGGATGTCATTATCATCTCCTCGGCGGCCGACGCGGCGACCATTAAAACCTCGATGCACTACGGCGTGGTCGATTATCTTATCAAACCTTTCCAGTTTCCGCGTTTCGAAGAGGCGTTGATCAACTGGCGGCAGAAAAAGCAGTTGATGGATAACCATCCGTTTTATCAGCAGGCGGATGTCGACCGCCTCATTCACGGCAGTTCAACGGCCGATAACGAACAGAAGCGCCTGCCGAAAGGATTGACGCAGCAGACATTGCGGACACTGTGCCAGTGGATAGATGCACATCCCGACAGCGAATTCTCCACCGACGAACTGGCCGGTGAAGTCAACATCTCCCGTGTCTCGTGCCGCAAGTATCTGATTTGGCTGGCACAGATGAACATTCTGTTTACCAGCATCCATTATGGCGTGACCGGCAGGCCCGTCTATCGCTATCGCCTTCAGCCCGAACAGGTCGGCGTGCTCAGACATTACTGCGAATAG
- a CDS encoding sensor histidine kinase, which yields MTQVRPQNQLRKRPLKLGTLVSLMFATVIATVLLSVHFLYYLQIDNFINAHLKDKALAVARTLADSPDIQRGLMLSPTDNIIQPIANTVVKRNDLLFVVIINMQGIRYSHPNPQLINHHFIGDDFLPALRGLENIAVSHGALDEALRVFTPVYNAQHRQVGVVAIGISLSEVNAQITRNRWNIFWTVLVGALIGSIGILILVTRLKRILFGLEPHEISTLFEQRQAILESIKEGVIAVDAHARVTLINQAARKLLHETAAETPITGDGIPENSIILSHLREALHNGTAWQDEKVMAQGRTLISNTVPVRSGDRIIGAVCTFRDKTEIGQLMQRLDGMVNYVDTLSERSHEFMNKLHVILGLLHLKNYAQAETFILHTANSYQTEIGALQQKIAAPMIAGFLLSKINRAANSGHQLTLSEASSLPDIGSEEQVAVLITVLGNLVENALEALANQPHGEIHLMLHYQNGWLTCEVSDDGPGISASTLPHIFEKGHSSKGDERGVGLFLVQQQIRSLGGEINVESEPGVYTQFLVQLPWGKGNKTV from the coding sequence ATGACACAGGTTCGGCCGCAAAATCAGTTACGTAAACGCCCTCTAAAACTCGGTACGCTGGTGAGCCTGATGTTCGCTACCGTGATTGCCACCGTGCTGCTGAGTGTGCATTTTCTCTATTATCTGCAAATTGATAACTTTATTAACGCGCATCTCAAAGACAAGGCGCTGGCCGTGGCACGAACGCTTGCCGACTCGCCCGATATCCAGCGTGGCCTGATGCTCTCCCCCACTGACAACATTATTCAACCCATTGCCAATACGGTGGTGAAACGCAACGATTTGCTGTTTGTCGTTATCATCAACATGCAGGGAATACGCTACTCTCATCCCAATCCACAGCTTATCAATCACCATTTCATTGGCGATGACTTTCTGCCCGCGCTGCGCGGCCTGGAAAACATTGCCGTGAGTCATGGCGCGCTCGACGAAGCGCTGCGGGTATTTACGCCCGTCTATAACGCGCAGCATCGGCAGGTGGGCGTCGTCGCGATAGGGATTTCACTAAGTGAAGTCAATGCGCAAATCACCCGCAACCGCTGGAACATCTTCTGGACGGTGCTGGTTGGCGCGCTTATCGGCTCAATCGGTATTCTGATTCTGGTGACACGCCTGAAACGCATTCTCTTCGGGCTGGAACCCCATGAGATCTCGACCCTGTTTGAACAGCGGCAGGCAATTCTCGAGTCTATCAAGGAAGGGGTCATCGCCGTCGACGCACATGCGCGCGTTACCCTCATCAATCAGGCGGCCAGAAAGTTATTGCATGAAACGGCGGCAGAAACACCGATTACCGGCGACGGGATCCCCGAAAACTCGATAATCCTCAGTCATCTGCGCGAAGCACTGCATAACGGCACCGCCTGGCAGGATGAAAAAGTCATGGCGCAGGGGCGCACCTTAATCAGCAATACGGTGCCGGTGCGCAGCGGCGACCGCATCATCGGCGCGGTCTGTACCTTCCGTGACAAGACCGAAATCGGTCAGCTGATGCAGCGTCTGGACGGTATGGTAAACTACGTCGATACCCTGAGTGAGCGCTCGCACGAGTTCATGAACAAGCTGCACGTCATTCTTGGCCTGTTGCACCTGAAAAATTATGCGCAGGCAGAAACCTTTATTCTGCACACGGCCAACAGTTACCAGACGGAAATTGGCGCGCTGCAACAGAAGATTGCTGCGCCGATGATTGCCGGTTTCCTGTTAAGCAAAATCAATCGTGCGGCGAATAGCGGCCACCAGCTCACGCTGAGCGAAGCCAGTTCGCTGCCCGATATCGGCAGCGAAGAACAGGTCGCCGTGCTGATTACCGTGCTTGGCAACCTCGTCGAAAATGCGCTCGAAGCATTGGCAAATCAGCCGCATGGCGAAATTCATCTGATGCTGCATTATCAGAATGGCTGGCTGACCTGCGAGGTCAGTGACGATGGGCCGGGCATATCGGCAAGCACCCTGCCTCACATCTTCGAAAAAGGCCACTCGTCCAAGGGCGATGAACGCGGGGTGGGGCTTTTCCTGGTTCAGCAGCAGATCCGCAGTCTGGGCGGCGAAATCAACGTTGAATCCGAACCGGGCGTCTATACCCAATTTTTGGTCCAGCTTCCGTGGGGAAAAGGAAATAAAACCGTATGA
- the mqo gene encoding malate dehydrogenase (quinone), with translation MNKSTKLLSSLSLAALLVSSAVHAETSPEKTDVLLIGGGIMSASLGTWLEMLQPDWKQIMVEKLDGVALESSNGWNNAGTGHSANMELNYTPERKDGSIDVSKALEINEAFMISRQFWTSNVKSGVLHDPHSFINSTPHMSFVWGDKNVEYLNKRYEALQKTVLFQGMKFSTDHQQIQQWAPLIMEGRDPQQKVAATWTPVGTDVNYGEITRQLIGSLKKNDNFKLETSSEVTDFKRNGDNSWHVTIKDVKSGDERTVDAKYVFIGAGGGALKLLQKTGIPEGDNYAGFPVGGSFLVTENPAIAARHQEKVYGQASVGAPPMSVPHLDARYLDGKRVVLFGPFATFSTKFLKNGSLFDLLGTTTTHNFMPMTHVGLDNFDLVKYLIGQVMLSDDDRFAALKEYYPDAKKEDWKLIQAGQRVQIIKKDEDKGGVLKLGTEIITDQQKTVAALLGASPGASTAAPIAISVIEKLFPTEFKSPEWQSKIRQIVPSFGQKLNDDAALTQRVWDDTAATLQLTKPPVINMPQTTAATAETTPAPAKAAASPAHDMAL, from the coding sequence ATGAACAAATCCACAAAACTACTTTCTTCGCTCTCCCTCGCAGCGTTGCTCGTTTCATCAGCGGTCCACGCTGAAACTTCACCAGAGAAAACCGACGTCCTGCTGATTGGCGGCGGCATCATGAGTGCCTCCCTCGGAACCTGGCTTGAAATGCTGCAACCTGACTGGAAACAGATCATGGTCGAGAAACTCGATGGCGTTGCGCTCGAGTCCTCCAACGGCTGGAACAACGCCGGTACCGGTCACTCGGCCAATATGGAGTTGAACTATACGCCTGAGCGTAAAGACGGCTCCATCGATGTCAGCAAGGCGCTGGAAATCAACGAAGCCTTTATGATCTCCCGCCAGTTCTGGACCTCGAACGTCAAGAGCGGTGTGCTGCACGATCCGCATTCCTTCATCAACTCTACACCGCACATGAGCTTTGTCTGGGGCGACAAAAATGTCGAGTACCTGAACAAGCGCTACGAAGCGTTGCAGAAAACCGTGCTGTTCCAGGGCATGAAGTTCTCGACCGATCACCAGCAAATTCAGCAATGGGCACCGCTCATTATGGAAGGGCGTGATCCGCAGCAGAAAGTGGCTGCCACCTGGACGCCGGTCGGCACCGACGTCAACTATGGCGAAATTACCCGTCAGTTGATCGGCAGCCTGAAGAAAAATGACAACTTCAAGCTGGAAACCTCGTCTGAAGTCACCGATTTCAAACGCAATGGCGACAACTCATGGCATGTGACTATCAAAGATGTCAAAAGCGGTGACGAGCGTACTGTGGATGCGAAATACGTCTTCATCGGTGCTGGCGGCGGCGCATTGAAACTGCTGCAAAAAACCGGAATTCCTGAAGGCGACAATTACGCTGGCTTCCCGGTAGGCGGCTCGTTCCTCGTGACCGAAAACCCGGCCATCGCCGCGCGTCATCAGGAAAAAGTCTATGGTCAGGCTTCCGTAGGTGCGCCACCGATGTCTGTTCCGCACCTCGATGCGCGTTATCTCGACGGCAAACGTGTGGTGCTGTTCGGGCCATTCGCGACTTTCTCTACCAAGTTCCTGAAAAACGGTTCGCTGTTTGACCTGCTGGGCACGACGACGACCCACAACTTCATGCCGATGACCCACGTAGGTCTGGACAACTTCGACCTGGTTAAATATCTGATTGGTCAGGTAATGTTGAGTGATGACGATCGTTTCGCCGCGCTGAAGGAATACTACCCTGATGCGAAGAAAGAAGACTGGAAGCTGATTCAGGCCGGTCAACGCGTACAGATTATCAAGAAAGATGAAGACAAGGGCGGCGTGCTGAAGCTGGGTACTGAAATCATCACTGACCAGCAGAAAACCGTTGCCGCGCTGTTGGGTGCCTCGCCGGGTGCTTCTACTGCCGCGCCGATTGCCATCAGCGTGATTGAAAAACTGTTCCCGACCGAGTTCAAGTCGCCGGAATGGCAGAGCAAAATCCGCCAGATAGTCCCAAGCTTCGGGCAGAAGCTGAACGACGATGCCGCACTGACGCAGCGCGTTTGGGATGACACCGCAGCCACGTTGCAGCTGACCAAACCACCGGTCATCAACATGCCGCAGACCACCGCAGCCACGGCGGAAACCACGCCAGCCCCTGCGAAAGCTGCCGCTTCGCCTGCACACGACATGGCGCTGTAA
- the proP gene encoding glycine betaine/L-proline transporter ProP, whose product MKLRKKRVKPMHINDITIIDDTKLKKAITAAALGNAMEWFDFGVYGFVAFALGQVFFPGADPGIQMIAALATFSVPFLVRPLGGLFFGALGDKFGRQKVLSITIIIMSVSTFCIGLIPSYASIGIWAPILLLLAKLAQGFSVGGEYTGAAIFVAEYSPDRKRGFLGSWLDFGSIAGFILGAGVVILISSIIGETNFLEWGWRIPFFIAAPLGLIGIYLRHALEETPTFQQHVDKIDSDSRKDIAEPPKVSFREILTKQWKALIISVGMVIATNVTYYMLLTYMPSYLSHSLHYSEDHGLLIIIAIMVGMLFVQPVMGMLSDRFGRKPFVLVGSVGLFILAIPCFILIQSNVIGLIFLGLLILAVLLNCFIGVMASTLPAMFPTNIRYSALAIAFNVSVLIAGLTPTIAAWLVESTNNLFMPAYYLMVVAIIGFVTAIFMKETANKPLKGATPAASDRAEAKEILQEHYDSVEQKIEDIDLQIAELQKKRSNLIDQHPEING is encoded by the coding sequence ATTAAATTAAGAAAAAAACGCGTCAAACCGATGCACATCAATGATATTACTATCATTGATGATACCAAGCTCAAAAAGGCGATCACCGCCGCTGCGCTCGGTAATGCGATGGAATGGTTTGACTTCGGTGTGTACGGGTTTGTGGCATTTGCGCTGGGGCAAGTGTTCTTCCCGGGCGCAGATCCGGGTATTCAGATGATTGCCGCACTGGCAACCTTCTCTGTTCCTTTCCTTGTACGACCACTGGGTGGGTTGTTCTTCGGCGCACTGGGCGATAAATTCGGTCGCCAGAAAGTGCTTTCCATCACCATTATCATCATGTCGGTCAGTACATTCTGTATCGGCCTTATTCCGTCGTATGCCTCCATTGGTATCTGGGCACCTATTCTGCTGCTGCTCGCCAAACTGGCGCAAGGCTTCTCGGTCGGCGGCGAATATACGGGTGCGGCTATCTTTGTGGCGGAATACTCGCCGGACAGAAAACGCGGCTTCCTCGGCAGCTGGCTGGACTTCGGCTCCATCGCCGGTTTCATTCTCGGTGCGGGCGTGGTTATCCTTATCTCCAGCATCATTGGTGAAACCAATTTCCTCGAGTGGGGCTGGCGTATTCCGTTCTTTATTGCCGCACCGCTGGGCCTGATCGGGATTTACCTGCGTCATGCCCTGGAAGAGACGCCAACCTTCCAGCAGCACGTCGACAAAATCGACAGCGATTCGCGTAAGGACATTGCCGAGCCACCGAAAGTCTCGTTCCGCGAGATCCTGACCAAACAATGGAAAGCGCTGATTATCTCTGTCGGTATGGTTATCGCCACCAACGTGACCTACTACATGTTGCTGACCTACATGCCAAGCTACCTGTCGCACAGCCTGCACTACTCGGAAGACCACGGTCTGCTGATTATCATCGCCATCATGGTCGGTATGCTGTTTGTTCAGCCGGTGATGGGGATGCTGAGTGACCGCTTCGGCCGCAAGCCATTTGTACTTGTCGGCAGCGTGGGCCTGTTTATTCTGGCGATCCCTTGCTTCATCCTGATTCAAAGTAACGTTATCGGGCTGATTTTCCTGGGCTTGCTGATTCTTGCCGTGCTGCTTAACTGCTTTATCGGTGTGATGGCGTCAACCTTGCCCGCGATGTTCCCGACCAACATCCGCTACAGCGCGCTGGCGATTGCCTTCAACGTGTCGGTGCTGATTGCGGGTCTGACTCCAACCATCGCCGCCTGGCTGGTGGAATCCACCAATAACCTCTTTATGCCGGCCTATTATCTGATGGTTGTCGCCATTATTGGTTTCGTCACGGCTATCTTCATGAAAGAGACGGCCAACAAACCGTTGAAAGGCGCGACCCCTGCGGCTTCCGACCGTGCCGAAGCGAAAGAGATCCTGCAGGAGCATTACGATAGCGTCGAACAGAAAATCGAAGATATCGATCTGCAAATTGCCGAACTTCAGAAAAAGCGCAGTAACCTGATTGACCAGCATCCAGAAATCAATGGTTAA
- a CDS encoding c-type cytochrome: protein MKKLLSLSLVSAFAGLMFSQTAMAQNNGGQDLVARGEYLAVAGDCGACHTAPGGKAFAGGLPLATPLGKIYSTNITPSKVAGIGDYTLDDFEHAVRKGVRKDGAHLYPAMPYTAYSSITDEDMQALYAYFMQGVKPVDDKAAETALPFPFNIRLSMAGWNLLFAHGKPYVADSGKSAEWNRGAYLVQGLTHCSTCHTPRNALMAEQADNALGGASLGTWFAPNITPDPHAGIGSWSQQDLEQYLATGRSANGSQAGGPMLEAIDKSFSKLSPADIQAIATYLRALPAQSINAAPGKLPTSTPRLSDVAIMTGSAPEGAKLYEAHCSTCHQLSGQGGNGIPALFGNAALKRPVADNAVMAVLEGVTPDKGQAMPAFSDKLDDRQMATLVNYLFKTYGDAGVQTTPERVKALREGGEASPLIALAKEGMLAGIIILVLLVIGGGVIIQRKKSRK, encoded by the coding sequence ATGAAGAAATTGCTTTCTTTAAGTCTTGTCAGCGCCTTTGCCGGACTGATGTTCAGCCAGACCGCAATGGCACAGAATAATGGCGGGCAGGACCTTGTCGCCCGAGGAGAGTATCTGGCTGTGGCGGGCGATTGCGGAGCCTGTCATACCGCGCCCGGCGGCAAGGCTTTTGCGGGCGGATTGCCACTGGCGACGCCACTCGGGAAAATCTATTCGACCAATATTACGCCGTCGAAAGTCGCGGGTATTGGCGATTATACCCTCGACGATTTCGAACACGCGGTGCGAAAAGGCGTGCGCAAAGACGGCGCCCATCTTTATCCGGCCATGCCTTATACGGCCTATTCGTCGATTACCGATGAAGATATGCAGGCGCTTTATGCCTACTTTATGCAAGGCGTGAAGCCCGTGGATGACAAGGCGGCCGAAACGGCCCTGCCTTTCCCCTTCAACATTCGCCTGTCGATGGCCGGTTGGAACCTGCTGTTTGCCCACGGCAAGCCCTATGTGGCAGACAGCGGTAAATCGGCCGAATGGAATCGCGGTGCGTATCTGGTTCAGGGCCTGACACACTGCTCGACCTGTCACACGCCGCGTAATGCGCTGATGGCAGAACAGGCAGATAACGCGTTGGGCGGGGCATCCCTTGGCACCTGGTTTGCACCGAACATTACCCCGGATCCTCATGCGGGCATCGGCAGCTGGTCGCAACAGGATCTCGAACAGTATCTGGCAACCGGGCGTTCAGCCAATGGCTCGCAGGCAGGCGGCCCGATGCTCGAAGCCATCGACAAGAGCTTCAGTAAACTGTCTCCGGCGGATATTCAGGCCATCGCCACCTATCTTCGCGCCCTGCCGGCGCAGAGTATCAATGCCGCGCCGGGCAAACTGCCAACCTCTACGCCAAGGTTGTCGGATGTCGCCATCATGACCGGTTCCGCACCTGAAGGCGCGAAGTTATACGAAGCGCACTGTTCGACCTGCCACCAGCTATCAGGGCAAGGCGGCAACGGCATTCCGGCGCTGTTTGGCAATGCTGCGCTTAAACGCCCGGTCGCCGATAATGCCGTCATGGCCGTCCTTGAGGGAGTCACGCCGGACAAGGGACAGGCAATGCCCGCGTTCAGCGATAAACTCGACGATAGGCAAATGGCGACGCTGGTTAATTATCTATTCAAGACCTACGGCGATGCAGGGGTACAAACCACACCGGAACGGGTTAAGGCATTACGTGAAGGCGGCGAAGCTTCTCCTCTTATTGCCCTGGCCAAAGAGGGAATGCTGGCGGGGATTATTATCCTTGTGCTGCTGGTAATCGGCGGAGGCGTAATTATTCAGCGTAAAAAATCGCGTAAATAA